In Raphanus sativus cultivar WK10039 chromosome 5, ASM80110v3, whole genome shotgun sequence, the following proteins share a genomic window:
- the LOC108857225 gene encoding eukaryotic translation initiation factor 3 subunit H, whose product MATMARSFLQAISKDEAVAPPLRVVQIEGLAVLKIIKHCKEFAPTLVTGQLLGLDVGSVLEVTNCFPFPVRDDDEEIEADGANYQLEMMRCLREVNVDNNTVGWYQSTVLGSYQTVELIETFMNYQENIKRCVCIIYDPSKADLGVLALKALKLSDSFMDLYRAGNFTGDKLREKNFSWMDIFEEIPIKVSNSALVSAFMTELETDAPVSQGDYDRLQSSTTPFLENNMEFLIKCMDDLSMEQQKFQYYYRNLSRQQAQQQAWLQKRRTENMARRSAGEEPLPEEDPSNPIFKPIPEPSRLESFLITNQVSNFCGQINGVAGQNFSRLYLTKALHEN is encoded by the exons ATGGCAACCA TGGCTAGGTCGTTTTTGCAGGCGATATCGAAGGACGAGGCCGTCGCTCCTCCTCTCAGAGTTGTTCAGATCGAAGGACTG GCTGTGTTAAAGATAATCAAGCATTGCAAGGAGTTTGCACCGACGCTTGTCACGGGGCAGCTTCTCGGACTTGATGTTGGTAGTGTTCTTGAAGTCACCAATTGTTTTCCTTTCCCC GTGAGAGATGACGATGAAGAGATTGAAGCTGATGGGGCCAATTATCAGCTTGAGATGATGAGGTGTCTCAGGGAGGTTAATGTTGACAACAACACTGTTGGCTG GTATCAATCCACTGTCCTTGGGTCCTACCAGACTGTAGAACTCATTGAGACTTTCATGAATTACCAG GAGAACATCAAGAGGTGTGTTTGCATCATCTATGATCCCTCTAAAGCTGACCTAGGCGTCTTAGCTTTGAAGGCTTTGAAGCTTTCAGATTCCTTTATGGACTTGTACCGGGCCGGAAACTTTACAGGCGACAA GCTGAGAGAGAAAAACTTCTCCTGGATGGATATTTTTGAGGAAATTCCT ATTAAGGTTTCAAACTCTGCACTTGTCAGTGCCTTCATGACGGAACTGGAGACTGATGCGCCTGTCTCACAG GGTGATTACGATCGTCTGCAGTCATCAACCACTCCTTTCCTTGAGAACAATATGGAGTTTCTGATTAAATGCATGGATGATTTATCTATGGAACAGCAAAAG TTCCAATACTACTACCGGAACCTGTCTCGCCAGCAAGCGCAGCAGCAAGCCTGGCTCCAGAAGAGGAG GACGGAGAATATGGCGCGTAGGTCAGCTGGGGAAGAGCCTCTACCCGAGGAGGATCCATCAAACCCAATTTTCAAGCCGATCCCTGAACCATCAAGGCTAGAGAGTTTCCTCATCACAAACCAAGTTTCAAACTTCTGTGGCCAAATCAATGG AGTGGCTGGCCAAAACTTCAGCAGGCTCTACCTCACCAAGGCGTTGCACGAGAACTGA
- the LOC108862374 gene encoding alpha-glucan water dikinase 1, chloroplastic: protein MSNSVVHHLLNRGFTRPVSFEHRNKLNSSCVPAAGKIGRSSLGAQLYGKGLKKTRRRLITGTGRPVSFVTQAVLAMDPASQAVKRFNLDGNIDLLVEVTSTNVREVNIQIANTSDSLLLHWGAIRDNNEKWVLPSRCPDRTINYKNRALRTPFVKSGGNSYLKIEIDDHAIHAIEFLIFDESRNKWYKSNSQNFRINLPTERNVDHNVSVPEDLVQIQAYLRWERNGKQNYSPEKEKEEYEVARTELREGMMRGASVEDLRAKLLKKDNNTSESTKSKGTSSSEQESQKKVSKQPKQKQYFSTEKIQRKGRDLNKLICKHVADFVDPKSISSTEPRALTTLELYARAKEEQETTPIFSKKIFKLEGSTILVLVTKLSGKTKIHLATDFREPITLHWALSQKAGEWLDPPSDILPPNSLPVRGAVDTQLTIASTDLPSPVQTFELEIEGESYKGMPFVLNVGERWLKNKDSDFYVDFAKEEKHVQKDHGDGKGTANNLLDKIADLESEAQQSFMHRFNIASDLVDEAKNAGQLGFAGMLVWMRFMATRQLVWNKSYNVKPREISQAQDRLTSGLQDVYASYPEYRELLRMIMSTVGRGGEGDVGQRIRDEILVIQSKNKCKGGMMEQWHQKLHNNTSPDDVIICQALMDYIKSDFDMSVYWKTLNDNGITKERLLSYDRAIRSEPSFGNDQKDGLLRDLGHYMRTLKAVHSGADLESAIQNCMGYQDDARGFMVGVQINPISGLPSGYPDLLRFVLEHVEEKNVEPLLEGLLEARQELRPLLLKSHDRLKDLLFLDLALDSTVRTAIERGYEQLNNAGPEKIMYFISLVIENLALSSDDNEDLIYCLKGWQFALSMFKNKKDHWALYAKSVLDRSRLALASKAERYLEILQPSAEYLGSCLGVEQWAISIFTEEIIRAGSAAALSSLVNRLDPVLRQTANLGSWQVISPVEVVGYVIVVDELLTVQNKTYDRPTIIVANRVRGEEEIPDGAVAVLTPDMPDVLSHVSVRARNGKICFATCFDSGILSDLQAMDGKVLSLKPTSADVVYREVNESELSSQSSDNLEDAPPSISLVKKQFVGRYAISSEEFTNDLVGAKSRNIGYLKGKVPSWVGIPTSVALPFGVFEKVLSEKTNQAVSEKLQVLKKSLDEGDQDALGEIRKTVLGLVAPAELVEELKSTMKKSDMPWPGDEGEQRWEQAWAAIKKVWASKWNERAYFSTKKVKLDHDYLCMAVLVQEVINADYAFVIHTTNPSSGDSSEIYAEVVKGLGETLVGAYPGRSLSFITKKNNLDSPLVLGYPSKPIGLFIRRSIIFRSDSNGEDLEGYAGAGLYDSVPMDEEDKVVLDYTTDPLITDEGFQRKILSDIARAGDAIEKLYGTAQDIEGVIRDGKLYVVQTRPQV, encoded by the exons ATGAGTAACTCCGTGGTTCATCACTTACTTAACCGGGGTTTCACTCGTCCCGTGAGTTTTGAACATCGTAACAAGCTCAACTCTTCTTGCGTTCCGGCTGCGGGGAAGATTGGAAGATCTAGTCTGGGTGCACAGTTATACGGGAAAGGTCTTAAAAAGACAAGACGGAGACTGATCACTGGAACAGGAAGACCTGTCTCTTTTGTTACACAAGCTGTCCTTGCCATGGATCCTGCTTCtcag GCAGTGAAGAGATTTAATCTTGACGGAAACATTGACTTACTG GTTGAAGTCACTTCTACAAATGTAAGAGAAGTGAATATCCAGATAGCTAATACAAGTGACTCATTGCTTCTCCACTGGGGTGCAATACGTGACAACAATGA GAAATGGGTTCTACCTTCTCGCTGTCCGGATAGAACTATAAACTACAAGAACAGGGCGCTTAGAACTCCTTTTGTGAAA TCAGGTGGCAACTCTTACCTTAAAATAGAGATAGATGATCATGCCATACACGCTATCGAGTTTCTTATATTTGACGAAAGTCGGAACAAATG GTACAAAAGCAATAGTCAAAATTTTCGTATAAACTTACCCACGGAAAGGAACGTGGATCACAATGTGTCTGTTCCTGAGGATCTTGTACAGATCCAAGCATATCTTAGATGGGAGCGTAATGGTAAACAAAATTACAGCCCTGAGAAAGAGAAG GAGGAGTATGAAGTCGCCCGTACGGAGCTACGCGAGGGAATGATGAGAGGTGCTTCAGTGGAAGATCTCCGAGCAAAGCTGTTGAAGAAAGATAACAACACCAGTGAATCTACAAAATCTAAGGGGACTTCATCTAGTGAACAGGAGTCGCAGAAAAAAGTTTCCAAGCAACCAaagcaaaaacaatattttagcACTGAGAAGATCCAGCGCAAAGGAAGGGACCTGAATAAGCTTATATGTAAGCACGTTGCTGATTTTGTTGACCCAAAATCCATATCTTCAACTGAACCACGGGCCTTAACAACTCTCGAGTTATACGCCAGAGCAAAGGAGGAACAAGAAACCACTCCAATCTTTAGCAAGAAAATATTCAAGCTTGAAGGCAGCACGATTTTG GTTCTTGTCACCAAACTCTCCGGAAAGACGAAAATTCATCTGGCAACCGATTTCAGAGAGCCAATTACCCTTCACTGGGCTTTGTCTCAAAAGGCTGGAGAGTGGTTg GACCCACCTTCAGATATACTGCCACCAAACTCTTTGCCAGTACGTGGCGCTGTTGATACACAACTGACTATTGCTTCAACAGATCTTCCTAGTCCG GTACAAACTTTTGAGCTGGAAATAGAAGGCGAGAGTTACAAGGGCATGCCATTTGTACTCAATGTTGGTGAGAGGTGGCTTAAAAATAAAGACAGTGACTTTTATGTGgactttgctaaagaagaaaaacatgttCAGAAG GATCATGGTGATGGAAAAGGTACAGCCAATAATTTACTGGATAAAATTGCAGATCTGGAAAGCGAGGCCCAACAGTCTTTCATGCATCG ATTCAACATTGCATCAGATCTTGTGGACGAGGCAAAAAATGCTGGTCAACTGGGCTTTGCTGGGATGCTAGTTTGGATGAGGTTTATGGCTACAAGACAGCTTGTGTGGAACAAAAGCTACAATGTTAAGCCAAG GGAGATAAGCCAAGCGCAGGATAGGCTGACTAGCGGTCTACAGGACGTTTATGCAAGTTATCCAGAGTACAGAGAACTTTTGCGGATGATAATGTCTACTGTTGGTCGGGGCGGTGAAGGAGATGTTGGGCAACGAATCCGAGACGAAATTCTAGTCATCCAG AGCAAAAATAAATGCAAGGGTGGAATGATGGAGCAATGGCATCAGAAGTTGCATAACAACACTAGTCCAGATGATGTTATCATTTGTCAG GCTTTGATGGATTATATCAAAAGTGACTTTGACATGAGTGTTTACTGGAAGACTTTGAATGACAATGGCATAACCAAAGAGCGACTCTTAAGTTATGATCGTGCCATACGTTCTGAACCAAGTTTTGGAAATGACCAAAAAGATGGTCTCCTCCGTGATCTTGGACACTACATGAGGACTTTAAAG GCTGTTCATTCAGGGGCGGACCTAGAGTCAGCTATACAAAATTGCATGGGCTACCAAGATGAT GCCAGAGGTTTCATGGTCGGAGTGCAGATTAATCCTATATCAGGATTGCCTTCGGGATATCCA GACTTGCTTCGCTTCGTCCTAGAACATGTTGAAGAAAAGAATGTTGAGCCACTTCTTGAG GGTTTGCTCGAAGCTCGTCAAGAGCTAAGGCCACTTCTGCTGAAGTCTCATGACCGCCTCAAGGATCTATTGTTCTTGGACCTGGCTCTCGATTCTACTGTCAGAACAGCTATTGAAAGAGGATATGAGCAACTGAATAATGCTGGACCTGAG AAAATTATGTACTTCATCAGCCTCGTTATTGAAAATCTCGCCCTTTCCTCAGATGACAATGAGGATCTTATCTACTGCTTGAAG GGATGGCAATTTGCCCTCAGCATGTTCAAGAACAAAAAAGATCATTGGGCTCTGTATGCAAAATCTGTTCTTGACAGAAGTCGTCTGGCACTGGCAAGCAAAGCTGAGAGGTACCTTGAAATCTTGCAACCGTCGGCTGAGTATCTTGGATCTTGTCTTGGAGTCGAACAGTGGGCT ATTAGCATATTTACTGAAGAGATCATTCGAGCTGGATCTGCTGCAGCACTGTCGTCATTGGTTAACCGACTTGACCCAGTTCTTAGGCAGACTGCCAACTTGGGAAG TTGGCAGGTTATTAGTCCTGTAGAGGTCGTTGGATATGTCATTGTTGTGGATGAATTGCTCACTGTACAGAATAAAACCTACGACAGACCTACGATTATAGTTGCAAACAGAGTGAGAGGAGAGGAGGAAATTCCTGATGGTGCTGTTGCAGTACTGACACCTGACATGCCGGATGTACTATCTCATGTTTCTGTTCGAGCAAGAAATGGAAAG ATCTGCTTTGCGACATGTTTTGATTCTGGTATCTTATCTGATCTTCAAGCAATGGATGGGAAAGTGCTGAGCCTAAAACCAACCTCTGCAGATGTGGTCTATAG AGAGGTAAACGAGAGTGAACTTTCGAGTCAAAGTTCGGATAACTTAGAAGATGCCCCTCCAAGCATTTCTTTGGTCAAGAAGCAGTTTGTGGGTAGATATGCTATATCGTCTGAGGAGTTCACAAATGACTTG GTTGGTGCTAAATCAAGAAATATTGGATATCTGAAAGGGAAAGTTCCTTCTTGGGTTGGTATCCCAACTTCAGTTGCGCTGCCATTTGGTGTTTTTGAGAAGGTTCTCTCTGAAAAGACGAATCAG GCGGTGAGTGAGAAACTGCAAGTATTGAAGAAAAGTCTTGATGAGGGAGACCAAGATGCTCTCGGAGAAATACGCAAGACAGTTTTGGGACTAGTTGCACCCGCAGAACTG GTTGAAGAACTAAAAAGTACTATGAAAAAATCCGACATGCCATGGCCGGGTGATGAAGGTGAACAGAGATGGGAACAAGCATGGGCAGCCATTAAAAAG GTCTGGGCGTCGAAATGGAACGAGAGAGCCTACTTCAGCACGAAGAAAGTAAAACTGGATCATGACTATCTCTGTATGGCTGTTTTGGTCCAAGAAGTCATCAATGCGGACTATGCGTTCGTTATTCACACAACCAACCCTTCTTCTGGAGACTCATCAGAGATTTACGCCGAG gtTGTGAAAGGCCTTGGTGAAACTCTTGTAGGAGCATATCCTGGTCGGTCTCTGAGTTTCATCACCAAGAAAAACAACCTCGATTCTCCACTG GTGTTGGGTTACCCAAGCAAACCGATTGGGCTATTCATAAGACGTTCGATCATCTTCAGGTCTGATTCTAACGGAGAGGATCTCGAAGGTTATGCAGGTGCAGGTCTCTACGACAG TGTACCGATGGACGAGGAAGACAAAGTCGTTCTCGATTACACAACAGATCCTCTGATCACGGACGAGGGCTTCCAGAGAAAGATCCTCTCAGACATTGCACGTGCCGGAGATGCCATTGAGAAGCTGTATGGAACTGCACAAGACATTGAAGGGGTGATCAGAGACGGGAAACTCTATGTTGTCCAGACACGACCACAAGTGTGA
- the LOC108863026 gene encoding uncharacterized protein LOC108863026, translating to MIPMDSHFVPPSTSTTTGLVFPANYSVSGLHPAVDSPVAGGIKPEAALVMDWSPEEQYVLDNGLAKLTNEPKVSKYVKIAATLPDKTVRDVALRCRWMTGKRRKRKENSAGKSISNRKVVDTSPELSMLANVPQQNALYVMNNMCHSTHMPGEGSSDALLDLLQQNAQAFSQISYNLSVCKLQDNIGLFYQTRNNISAILTHMKEMPALPVSINDELASHLWSSTTQLISYTIQPSIHLKQEPRS from the exons ATGATTCCAATGGATAGTCACTTTGTACCGCCGAGCACTAGCACGACAACAGGTCTTGTTTTTCCAGCGAATTACTCTGTTTCCGGGTTACACCCTGCTGTGGATTCTCCGGTGGCTGGAGGAATCAAACCTGAAGCTGCTTTGGTCATGGATTGGTCTCCTGAGGAGCAGTATGTATTGGACAACGGCCTTGCAAA ATTAACAAATGAACCGAAAGTTTCAAAGTATGTGAAGATCGCTGCAACACTACCAGATAAAACTGTAAGGGATGTAGCATTGAGGTGTAGATGGATGACG GGAAAAcggagaaaaagaaaagaaaatagtgCTGGGAAGAGCATTAGCAATAGAAAG GTGGTGGATACATCCCCAGAACTGAGCATGTTAGCCAATGTGCCACAACAAAACGCTTTATATGTCATGAACAATATGTGTCACAGTACACACATGCCTGGTGAAG GTTCAAGTGATGCCTTACTGGATCTTCTACAGCAAAATGCTCAAGCTTTTAGTCAAATTTCTTACAATCTCTCTGTGTGCAAg CTGCAGGATAACATCGGTCTCTTTTATCAGACAAGAAATAACATCAGCGCCATTCTGACTCA TATGAAGGAGATGCCTGCCCTTCCTGTTTCAATTAACGATGAGCTTGCAAGCCATTTATGGTCGAGTACAACTCAG CTAATATCGTACACCATTCAACCAAGCATCCACCTGAAGCAAGAGCCGAGAAGTTGA
- the LOC108860041 gene encoding uncharacterized protein LOC108860041 gives MAGRDIFQLRFAAVAVSVAVLTFLVSTQVTEASRVMNLCSHTAYPSLCQPLIKRITNPRRATHRTIQALEAKTKVALAEAARYKDGNQAIATCYATFSDAVYNLANARKSIRKRDVMGMNTFLTAAVSDYGVCVEGFIDANQVNTVQNVAVDLRKISSNCLSLSTLV, from the coding sequence atgGCGGGCCGTGACATTTTCCAGCTGCGTTTTGCGGCTGTCGCGGTATCCGTCGCCGTATTGACCTTCCTCGTCTCCACTCAAGTCACAGAAGCGTCACGTGTGATGAACCTCTGCTCACACACCGCGTATCCATCCCTATGCCAACCTTTGATTAAACGTATCACGAACCCAAGACGTGCCACGCACCGAACCATTCAGGCTTTGGAAGCTAAGACAAAAGTGGCTTTAGCTGAAGCGGCTAGGTACAAAGACGGTAACCAAGCAATCGCGACGTGTTACGCGACGTTTAGCGATGCAGTTTATAATCTTGCGAACGCGAGGAAGAGTATAAGGAAACGTGACGTGATGGGGATGAACACGTTTTTGACCGCGGCTGTGTCTGATTACGGTGTATGTGTTGAAGGGTTTATTGACGCGAACCAAGTTAATACGGTTCAGAATGTAGCGGTCGACCTGAGAAAAATTAGCAGCAACTGCTTGTCGTTGTCTACATTGGTTTAG
- the LOC108863024 gene encoding F-box protein At1g10780, with translation MRRRFRFSYPNMDSLPDAILQYILSNLTEAKDVASCNCVSKRWKESTDSVKSIKFPRNSFENISDVALSDAIVLKMISSFHRLEELVLYSPFTSKGLGSWLSHVSQSLKLLELRMENLATDEALVEGPLKLDCIGVVKGLETLKLWGVLMMSPPKWDLFPKLRCLEIVGARMDDNALGSALRACPNLSSLLLLACEGVKSISISLPFLEHCKLDFYGQGNTLLSLTAPRIVSLDVQGCSWISVPETSFLKNLSIANVSGRVYMVQFRNLSSLESLSVRGVQWCWDALTTILEQGRDVKHLFMKVEFTGNEALQPFPEIDFVEFFKNHPKLQKFDIHGAMFAALCQKNSLKKLETGFEIGCLEEVVITVRSPLNAEQKMNTLESLVRYAKGLRRMVIRVLRMKSNHSSADDFCDDICKFHHMNKHLVHIE, from the exons ATGCGACGCAGATTCAGATTCTCATACC CCAACATGGACTCACTTCCCGACGCAATCCTTCAGTACATTCTCTCCAACCTCACCGAAGCCAAAGACGTGGCATCCTGCAACTGCGTCTCCAAGCGATGGAAAGAGTCTACAGACTCCGTCAAGAGCATCAAATTCCCAAGAAACTCCTTCGAGAACATCTCCGACGTCGCCCTCTCCGACGCCATCGTCCTCAAGATGATCTCTTCATTCCACCGCCTCGAGGAGCTCGTCCTCTACAGCCCCTTCACCAGCAAAGGCCTAGGGTCCTGGCTCTCCCATGTCTCTCAATCTCTCAAGCTGTTGGAGCTGAGAATGGAGAATCTCGCTACCGACGAGGCTCTCGTGGAGGGTCCCTTGAAGCTTGATTGTATTGGGGTGGTTAAGGGTTTGGAGACTTTGAAGCTTTGGGGTGTTTTGATGATGAGTCCTCCTAAGTGGGATTTGTTCCCAAAACTTCGTTGTCTTGAGATTGTTGGAGCTAGGATGGATGATAATGCGTTGGGTAGTGCCTTGCGTGCTTGCCCGAATCTGAGTAGCTTGCTTCTTCTTGCTTGTGAAGGAGTTAAATCCATATCGATCAGCCTGCCGTTTTTGGAGCATTGTAAGCTTGATTTTTACGGACAAGGTAACACCTTGCTCTCGCTCACGGCTCCGAGGATAGTGTCTCTTGATGTACAAGGCTGTAGCTGGATCAGTGTCCCTGAAACCAGTTTCTTGAAGAACTTATCCATCGCCAATGTTTCTG GGAGAGTTTACATGGTGCAATTCCGTAACCTGTCATCCCTTGAGTCCTTGTCAGTTAGAGGTGTACAATGGTGTTGGGATGCACTAACCACAATTCTGGAGCAAGGGAGAGACGTGAAGCATCTCTTTATGAAGGTTGAGTTCACAGGCAATGAGGCTCTTCAACCTTTCCCTGAGATTGATTTTGTCGAGTTCTTCAAGAACCATCCCAAGCTTCAGAAGTTTGATATCCATGGAGCAATGTTCGCTGCACTTTGCCAGAAAAACAGCCTAaagaag CTTGAGACAGGATTTGAAATAGGGTGTTTGGAGGAAGTCGTAATCACAGTGAGATCTCCACTGAACGCAGAACAGAAGATGAACACGCTTGAGTCGCTTGTGAGATACGCTAAAGGTTTGAGAAGAATGGTGATAAGGGTTCTTAGGATGAAGAGTAACCACAGCAGTGCTGATGATTTCTGCGATGATATCTGCAAGTTCCACCACATGAATAAACATCTTGTTCACATTGAATga